In a single window of the Candidatus Poribacteria bacterium genome:
- a CDS encoding DUF1156 domain-containing protein, with amino-acid sequence MPNYRKKLIEVNIPLQAINIESAKDASLTHGHPSTLHRYWARRPLAACRAVIFASMVDDPSECKDEFPTESEQNAERNRLHGIIKRLVVWKTCNDENLLAEARYEIAFSVARNNGENLTSFRQQFKNDPTAVLQYLRDHCPAVYDPFCGGGSIPLEAQRLGLRARASDLNPLPVLLNKAMIELPPQFHNQKPVNPDADPLGMFTGTGRKRTRVPWKGTAGLADDIRYYGAWMREEAYKRIGHLYPKAELPDGTAATVVAWLWARTVPCINPACGLQMPLMKTFQLSKKKGNEHWVKPVVDRKSNTISWVVQTNDEGVPGPTVHRTGAHCCGCGTSVKLPYVREQGQAGNIGGIMTAIVAEGTRKKLFLSPTEKHLQTAGFPTPKWRPKEEIINTPKVSALVYSMTHWHELFTARQLTALTTFSDLLSEVHKQITEDGATEEYACAVRTYLSLAIGRTIDANSSFTRWHNSGEKIEAVFSRQAIPMLWDFPEANPFSTSTQNWISHVEWIAEVIENLPTSTNGGEIYQADATTTTHAADNPLIVTDPPYYDNIQYAELSDFFYVWLRPLLREIYPELFAAIMTPRDEEIVAAPRFENPAQHFEKLLGKALVRMRQHCSDKFPSSIFYAYKQQENEQDGKASTGWETMLMAIINVGFQVAATWPLRTERTTGLKGDKNALTSSIVLVCHPRSETAPTVTRPEFLQALKKEMPRALERLTRVANIRPVDLAQAAIGPGMEIYSRYSKVVRISGEVVPIREVLTHINNEITAYHEKETGELDPETQFCLTWLQQHGYTEGNFGDADVLSKARDVDTATMHNKVLLRDRGKVRLLRPEEYADRENSEDMTAWEGCLRMVWHLSSEERSGGVSGCTAVARAMRDYESAKRLARVLYAYYDARGDAESAARYNNLVTQWQYISQSMGSPEQRELDL; translated from the coding sequence GTGCCCAATTACCGAAAAAAACTCATTGAAGTCAACATCCCCCTCCAAGCCATTAACATAGAATCCGCAAAAGACGCATCACTCACACACGGACATCCGTCTACACTCCACCGCTATTGGGCACGTCGACCTCTCGCTGCATGCCGCGCAGTTATTTTCGCCAGTATGGTAGACGACCCCTCCGAATGCAAAGACGAGTTCCCAACCGAATCTGAACAGAACGCCGAACGCAACCGCCTCCACGGCATCATTAAACGACTCGTGGTATGGAAAACTTGTAATGATGAAAACCTCCTTGCAGAGGCGCGTTATGAAATAGCGTTCTCCGTCGCCCGCAATAATGGGGAAAACTTAACCAGTTTTCGTCAGCAATTTAAGAACGATCCGACAGCAGTCCTACAATACCTCCGCGACCACTGTCCCGCCGTCTACGATCCATTTTGTGGTGGAGGCTCCATTCCATTGGAAGCGCAACGTTTAGGGTTACGCGCCCGCGCCTCCGATCTAAATCCACTCCCTGTCCTGCTCAACAAAGCGATGATTGAACTGCCCCCGCAGTTCCACAACCAGAAACCCGTCAATCCCGATGCCGATCCGCTGGGAATGTTCACTGGTACCGGAAGAAAAAGAACGCGTGTCCCTTGGAAAGGCACCGCAGGCTTGGCAGATGATATCCGCTACTACGGTGCATGGATGCGTGAGGAGGCGTACAAGCGAATCGGACATCTCTATCCGAAAGCAGAACTTCCGGACGGAACCGCTGCAACCGTCGTTGCATGGTTGTGGGCGCGCACGGTGCCGTGTATCAATCCTGCGTGTGGCCTCCAGATGCCTTTAATGAAAACCTTCCAATTATCAAAAAAGAAGGGCAACGAGCATTGGGTTAAACCTGTTGTTGATAGAAAATCAAATACTATTTCCTGGGTTGTGCAAACCAATGATGAAGGAGTACCAGGACCTACCGTCCATCGGACAGGTGCACACTGTTGCGGATGTGGAACTTCTGTTAAATTGCCTTACGTCCGAGAACAAGGGCAAGCAGGTAACATAGGTGGGATAATGACAGCGATAGTCGCCGAGGGGACCCGCAAGAAATTGTTCTTGTCACCTACTGAAAAACACCTTCAAACAGCTGGCTTCCCGACCCCTAAGTGGCGACCAAAGGAAGAAATAATAAATACACCCAAAGTTAGTGCGCTTGTCTATAGTATGACCCATTGGCATGAACTCTTTACTGCTCGCCAACTTACCGCCCTAACTACTTTCAGCGATCTATTATCGGAAGTTCACAAACAGATAACCGAGGATGGCGCGACGGAAGAATACGCCTGCGCTGTTCGCACCTACCTGTCCCTTGCTATTGGTAGGACTATTGATGCCAATTCCAGTTTCACGCGTTGGCATAACTCAGGTGAGAAAATTGAAGCAGTTTTCTCACGGCAGGCTATTCCAATGCTCTGGGACTTTCCTGAAGCAAATCCCTTTTCCACGTCAACACAAAATTGGATTTCACATGTGGAGTGGATTGCAGAGGTCATTGAGAATCTGCCAACATCAACGAACGGAGGCGAGATTTATCAAGCGGATGCGACTACGACAACGCACGCTGCTGATAATCCACTTATTGTTACAGATCCTCCGTATTATGATAACATACAATACGCCGAACTTTCCGATTTTTTCTACGTCTGGTTGAGGCCTCTGCTTCGCGAGATATATCCGGAGCTTTTCGCCGCTATAATGACTCCCAGAGATGAAGAGATAGTCGCCGCGCCGCGGTTTGAAAATCCAGCACAACACTTTGAAAAATTGCTCGGCAAGGCGTTGGTCCGGATGCGGCAGCACTGTTCTGACAAATTCCCCTCTTCCATTTTTTACGCTTACAAACAGCAAGAAAATGAACAGGATGGTAAAGCCTCTACCGGTTGGGAAACGATGCTCATGGCAATCATCAACGTAGGTTTTCAGGTTGCTGCTACTTGGCCCTTGCGCACTGAACGAACAACAGGCCTTAAGGGTGATAAAAACGCACTCACCTCCTCCATTGTGTTGGTGTGTCATCCTCGTTCCGAGACCGCGCCTACCGTAACCCGCCCCGAATTTCTACAAGCACTGAAAAAAGAGATGCCCCGGGCCCTTGAAAGACTCACGCGCGTCGCAAATATTAGACCCGTCGACTTGGCGCAAGCCGCCATCGGGCCGGGGATGGAGATTTATTCCCGCTATAGTAAAGTCGTGCGGATTAGCGGCGAAGTTGTGCCGATACGCGAGGTTCTCACACACATCAACAACGAAATCACCGCATACCATGAAAAAGAGACCGGAGAATTGGATCCGGAAACTCAATTCTGTTTGACATGGCTCCAGCAGCACGGTTACACGGAAGGCAATTTCGGGGATGCGGATGTCCTTTCAAAGGCGCGGGATGTAGATACCGCCACTATGCATAACAAAGTGCTGCTTAGAGATCGTGGCAAGGTTCGGCTACTGAGACCTGAAGAATACGCTGATCGTGAAAACAGCGAGGATATGACAGCCTGGGAAGGATGTCTACGGATGGTGTGGCATCTCTCCAGTGAAGAAAGGAGCGGCGGGGTTTCTGGATGTACCGCTGTCGCCCGCGCCATGCGCGATTATGAATCCGCAAAACGTTTGGCACGCGTCCTATATGCCTACTATGATGCCCGCGGCGATGCGGAGAGTGCAGCACGCTACAACAACCTCGTAACCCAGTGGCAGTATATTTCCCAATCAATGGGGTCACCAGAGCAGAGAGAGTTGGATTTGTAA
- a CDS encoding GIY-YIG nuclease family protein produces the protein MRDTVTPYVLQYQLKRNLRPFTREEILQLPTRRSGVYALWRKTGTEGRNECLYVGESTTCVRRRLLQHASNAQNDELHSQLRMFRPIIQFSVEFTEDAEETVLLETQLIREWKPKTNLKMNPNKS, from the coding sequence ATGCGTGACACAGTTACCCCCTACGTCCTACAGTATCAACTCAAACGTAACCTCCGTCCCTTCACACGCGAGGAGATTTTACAGTTGCCCACCAGACGCAGCGGCGTATATGCGTTGTGGCGAAAAACCGGTACCGAAGGTCGAAACGAGTGTCTCTACGTCGGGGAATCCACAACTTGTGTCCGAAGACGGCTATTACAGCACGCTTCAAACGCACAGAATGATGAACTCCATTCACAACTTCGGATGTTTAGACCCATCATCCAATTCTCAGTAGAATTCACAGAGGATGCCGAGGAAACCGTCTTATTAGAAACCCAACTCATCCGCGAGTGGAAACCAAAAACCAATCTGAAAATGAATCCCAATAAATCTTAA
- a CDS encoding Gfo/Idh/MocA family oxidoreductase, whose amino-acid sequence MKTYRIAILGCRSRGTSAAKAYHAHPRTEIVALCDLVQERLETLGDIVNVPASAHFTDLDEMIRQTTPDIVAIPTATEAHYPLCMRVLEHGVNIEVEKPLCINLVQADEVLAKAKEKNARVAVHHQRRTSPSMQAIAQVFAEGKIGDLRYIYASGKGYYAGYGLMNIGTHVVNNMLRFGGKCRSVVTQATTGGRNIVHDDVLPSPAGMGTVAGEYVTATLQFDGNVTGTLIQHRFPKVDTDAYVMELYGTEGRLFWSELKGSWWLPTPHFVPDGTHDQWQALASIYPEHFDPNKGADADDYCFVDEYVNALDENREHESNGEEGRHVIEILMAIFESAVYGRRVELPQKNREHPLLQWRTEAGLGEIREMPRDYGTWLSLEDERLYNI is encoded by the coding sequence ATGAAAACTTACCGCATTGCCATATTAGGATGTCGGAGTCGAGGCACCTCAGCCGCAAAGGCGTATCACGCCCATCCGCGCACCGAAATCGTAGCACTCTGTGATCTCGTCCAAGAGCGATTAGAGACTCTCGGCGACATCGTGAACGTCCCTGCCTCAGCACACTTCACCGATCTGGACGAAATGATTAGGCAGACGACTCCCGATATTGTAGCCATCCCCACAGCAACAGAGGCACACTATCCACTCTGCATGCGTGTCCTTGAACACGGCGTGAACATCGAGGTAGAGAAACCGCTCTGCATCAATCTCGTTCAGGCAGATGAGGTGTTGGCGAAGGCTAAAGAGAAGAACGCTCGCGTCGCCGTGCATCATCAACGGCGCACCAGTCCATCCATGCAGGCGATCGCGCAGGTCTTTGCGGAAGGAAAAATCGGCGATCTCCGCTATATCTACGCCAGTGGGAAAGGCTACTACGCAGGGTACGGACTCATGAACATCGGTACACACGTTGTCAACAACATGCTCCGTTTCGGTGGGAAGTGCCGGAGTGTTGTGACGCAAGCGACGACCGGCGGACGCAACATCGTCCATGATGATGTTCTCCCTTCACCCGCGGGTATGGGTACAGTCGCAGGCGAGTATGTTACAGCGACGCTCCAATTCGACGGAAACGTCACCGGGACCCTCATTCAGCACAGATTCCCAAAGGTTGACACCGATGCGTACGTCATGGAACTCTACGGCACTGAAGGCAGACTCTTCTGGTCGGAGTTAAAAGGCTCGTGGTGGCTACCGACACCCCATTTCGTCCCTGATGGCACACACGACCAGTGGCAGGCACTCGCCTCCATCTATCCAGAGCATTTTGACCCCAATAAGGGCGCAGATGCTGACGATTACTGTTTCGTTGACGAGTATGTAAACGCGCTGGACGAAAACCGAGAGCACGAATCTAACGGCGAAGAGGGTCGCCATGTCATTGAGATTCTGATGGCAATTTTTGAGTCCGCTGTCTACGGTAGGCGTGTCGAGTTGCCCCAGAAAAACCGAGAGCATCCGCTATTACAATGGCGGACTGAAGCAGGTTTAGGGGAGATAAGAGAAATGCCCCGCGATTACGGCACTTGGCTATCCTTGGAGGACGAACGCTTGTATAATATATAG
- the dgoD gene encoding galactonate dehydratase — protein sequence MKITKVKSFVSESGHFFVKVETDAGIYGVGEGGLRRRSLALAEVIRSFEPFLIGEDPFRIEHLWQVMFRGGFFPGGVVQSAAVSAVDIALWDIKGKALNVPVYELLGGRTRDKVVCYPHNGGGSIDAIVESCRQTYEAGWKFVRWSVNDNADTGRFEPRRAIQNCLNQVQAVRQALGDDLNILIDVHTRLDPADSLDFCNKVAQYNPFFIEDPLRAENPASLRRLRQQTSVPLAVGEQFDSKWTFREVIEEELMDYCRVDLCIAGGLTEARKIVGWCETHYIYVVPHNPLGPVSAAACLQLCLASPLVGVQELPRAPMSSLTDVFPVQVPFESGYLLPPERPGLGIEFNEDALINVTTQDYGPPTGYQRDDGAYTNW from the coding sequence ATGAAAATTACGAAGGTCAAATCTTTTGTTTCAGAAAGTGGACATTTCTTTGTGAAAGTCGAAACCGATGCCGGTATCTACGGCGTCGGTGAGGGAGGACTACGCCGTCGTTCACTCGCCTTAGCCGAAGTCATCCGTTCATTTGAACCCTTTCTTATCGGTGAGGATCCGTTTCGGATTGAGCATCTGTGGCAAGTCATGTTCCGAGGCGGCTTTTTCCCAGGCGGCGTCGTCCAGTCCGCCGCAGTAAGTGCCGTAGATATCGCACTCTGGGACATCAAAGGAAAAGCACTCAACGTTCCCGTCTATGAACTTCTCGGTGGTCGCACGAGGGACAAGGTCGTCTGCTATCCACATAACGGCGGCGGCTCAATTGATGCAATCGTCGAGAGTTGTCGGCAAACCTATGAAGCCGGTTGGAAGTTCGTCCGGTGGAGCGTGAATGACAACGCTGACACGGGAAGGTTTGAACCCAGACGCGCCATCCAAAACTGTCTTAATCAGGTGCAAGCCGTTCGTCAAGCACTCGGCGATGACCTCAACATACTAATTGACGTGCATACCCGCCTCGATCCAGCAGACAGCCTCGATTTTTGTAACAAGGTCGCACAATACAATCCGTTTTTCATTGAGGACCCGCTGCGAGCCGAGAACCCCGCCAGCCTCAGACGCCTTCGACAGCAGACCTCGGTGCCACTTGCCGTTGGTGAACAATTTGACAGCAAATGGACCTTCCGAGAGGTTATTGAGGAAGAACTCATGGATTACTGCCGCGTCGATCTGTGCATTGCTGGGGGCTTGACAGAGGCGCGTAAAATCGTAGGATGGTGCGAAACACATTACATCTATGTCGTACCACATAACCCGTTGGGACCCGTATCCGCTGCGGCGTGCCTGCAACTCTGTCTCGCATCACCGCTTGTCGGTGTGCAGGAACTCCCCCGGGCCCCGATGTCTTCACTGACCGATGTGTTCCCCGTACAAGTTCCATTTGAATCAGGGTATCTCCTACCCCCGGAACGTCCGGGACTCGGCATTGAGTTCAACGAAGACGCACTCATCAACGTCACAACACAGGACTACGGACCCCCGACTGGCTACCAACGCGATGACGGTGCCTACACAAACTGGTGA
- a CDS encoding aspartate aminotransferase family protein codes for MTTAEIKQMATEYIINTYGDRNLAFVKGEGPYLWDADGKKYLDFLGGLAVNGLGHCHPKVVEAIREQAGKLLHTSNLYYIQPQAELAKLLIDNSDMDQCFFCNSGAEANEAAIKLARKYAKDSGRTDAYEIITMENSFHGRTMATITATAQPKYHVGFEPMLEGFKYVPFDDLEATEAAISSKTCAILVEPIQSEGGVNMPSADYLQGLRELCDKHELLLIFDEVQTAMGRLGTFFGYQSYGVVPDVITMAKALGSGVPIGAMLAKRHIAESFVPGTHAATFGGNPLVTAAAATTVRTILEENLAVNAVKMGNYLAGGLMELKGKYPVKEVRGKGLLRGLVMDVDAKPLAAQCIENGLVTICTNDYVLRFLPPLNINNNHVEEAVGIVEKSMSEVL; via the coding sequence ATGACAACAGCAGAAATTAAACAGATGGCGACTGAATATATCATCAATACCTACGGCGACAGAAATTTAGCGTTCGTTAAAGGCGAGGGACCCTACTTGTGGGATGCCGACGGTAAAAAATACCTCGACTTCCTCGGTGGGCTCGCCGTTAACGGCTTAGGACATTGCCACCCGAAGGTCGTCGAAGCAATTCGTGAGCAGGCAGGTAAACTCCTGCACACGTCCAATCTCTACTACATACAGCCCCAAGCGGAACTCGCAAAACTGCTTATCGACAACTCCGACATGGATCAGTGTTTCTTCTGTAATAGCGGTGCCGAAGCGAATGAAGCCGCGATTAAGTTAGCGCGGAAATACGCCAAAGACAGCGGTAGAACAGATGCCTATGAAATTATCACAATGGAGAATTCGTTCCACGGACGGACGATGGCAACAATCACCGCCACCGCGCAGCCGAAATATCACGTCGGATTTGAACCGATGCTTGAGGGTTTCAAGTATGTTCCTTTCGACGATCTCGAAGCAACCGAAGCCGCTATCAGTTCAAAGACTTGTGCTATTTTAGTCGAACCGATTCAATCCGAAGGCGGCGTTAATATGCCGAGTGCCGATTACTTGCAAGGCTTACGCGAATTGTGTGACAAACATGAACTGTTGCTAATTTTTGACGAGGTTCAGACCGCAATGGGGCGTTTGGGCACCTTCTTCGGTTATCAGAGTTATGGGGTTGTGCCGGATGTGATTACAATGGCAAAAGCACTCGGTAGTGGCGTGCCAATCGGCGCAATGTTGGCGAAACGGCACATAGCAGAGAGTTTTGTCCCCGGCACGCATGCGGCGACGTTTGGTGGGAACCCATTGGTTACCGCAGCGGCAGCGACAACCGTCAGAACCATCTTGGAAGAGAATCTCGCCGTGAACGCCGTCAAGATGGGAAATTACCTTGCCGGTGGACTCATGGAGCTCAAAGGTAAGTATCCAGTCAAAGAGGTCCGTGGGAAAGGCTTGCTCCGCGGCTTGGTCATGGATGTTGATGCCAAACCCCTCGCAGCGCAGTGTATTGAGAACGGACTCGTCACAATATGTACCAACGATTATGTCCTCCGCTTCTTACCGCCTCTTAATATCAACAACAACCATGTTGAAGAGGCTGTGGGTATTGTTGAGAAATCGATGTCGGAAGTCCTTTAG
- the ispE gene encoding 4-(cytidine 5'-diphospho)-2-C-methyl-D-erythritol kinase — protein sequence MQDIRLRAHAKINLYLDVVGKREDGYHDLETIFHSIDLHDDVVIRKQDKKGIAIRCEHPGVPSDSRNLVYRAAQCLSDEVGGIGGVAIDIYKRIPVAAGLAGGSANAAAVLHGVNQLFELGFTQDVLMRLGGRLGADVPFCLHGGAALGLGIGDQLTTLPALSNVSLILLNPGVEVLTAAVFKKLNFSLTTPEKACIIIKTCMEKSNIVGIGKNLYNRLEGPVFSEYPEVCALKNELSTQAGCYGALMSGSGATVFAVMHDTDAACQSELHFKNRVSFCTSTVTSPAGVSVY from the coding sequence GTGCAAGACATACGCCTGCGCGCTCATGCTAAAATCAATCTCTATCTGGATGTGGTCGGAAAACGTGAAGACGGCTATCACGACCTCGAGACGATCTTTCACTCAATCGACTTGCACGATGATGTCGTCATTCGCAAACAAGATAAGAAGGGTATAGCGATTCGCTGTGAACATCCGGGCGTACCATCTGATTCCCGAAATCTGGTGTACCGTGCGGCGCAATGCCTCAGTGATGAAGTCGGTGGTATCGGCGGTGTCGCAATTGACATTTACAAGCGGATTCCAGTCGCAGCAGGTCTCGCAGGTGGAAGCGCGAACGCTGCCGCCGTTCTTCACGGTGTGAATCAACTCTTTGAACTCGGTTTCACACAGGACGTGTTGATGCGTCTTGGCGGACGGTTGGGTGCAGACGTTCCTTTTTGTTTGCACGGTGGTGCGGCGTTGGGGCTCGGCATCGGCGATCAGCTCACAACCCTCCCCGCGCTTTCTAATGTGTCGCTCATCCTTTTAAACCCAGGTGTTGAAGTTTTGACCGCAGCTGTGTTTAAAAAACTAAATTTTTCCTTGACAACACCTGAAAAAGCCTGTATAATTATAAAGACTTGTATGGAGAAGAGTAATATTGTTGGCATCGGAAAAAACCTTTATAACCGTCTTGAGGGCCCGGTCTTTTCCGAGTATCCCGAAGTTTGCGCGCTAAAAAACGAGCTATCTACGCAGGCTGGATGTTATGGCGCGTTGATGTCCGGGAGTGGTGCTACGGTGTTCGCTGTAATGCATGATACGGATGCCGCATGCCAGAGCGAATTACACTTCAAAAACCGAGTCAGTTTTTGCACATCTACGGTAACCAGCCCTGCTGGTGTGTCCGTATATTGA
- a CDS encoding 50S ribosomal protein L25 has protein sequence MQQAKLEVQPRDAFGKQSARAIRREGGVPAVLYGRSQDTLAIQLSARTFKQFLRTYGENVIINMEIGESDPETVIIKEIQRDPVEKHQVLHADFIRISLDEPVTSSVPVVMVGIPSGVEEGGVLELPLRQVTLHCLPMQLPTEISIDVSELDIGDAIYIRDLDLDDEVEILDESDRIIATVSQPRIQLELEAEEAAAAAEGEGEGEEDAEEQPSEPEIISRRQTDDEEE, from the coding sequence ATGCAACAAGCAAAATTAGAGGTCCAACCGCGCGACGCTTTCGGGAAGCAAAGTGCGCGGGCAATCCGGCGCGAAGGCGGAGTTCCAGCCGTTTTATATGGACGCTCGCAAGACACCTTAGCGATTCAACTCAGCGCGCGGACCTTCAAACAATTCCTACGTACGTATGGTGAAAACGTTATCATTAATATGGAAATCGGTGAGAGTGATCCCGAAACTGTCATTATCAAAGAAATTCAACGCGACCCGGTAGAGAAGCATCAAGTCCTCCATGCCGATTTTATCAGAATTTCTCTCGATGAACCTGTGACCTCATCTGTACCGGTCGTTATGGTCGGCATCCCATCCGGTGTTGAAGAGGGCGGTGTTCTCGAATTACCACTCCGTCAAGTGACTCTTCACTGCCTGCCTATGCAACTCCCTACTGAGATTTCCATTGATGTCAGTGAATTGGATATAGGCGATGCTATCTATATCCGTGATTTAGACCTTGATGATGAAGTTGAGATTCTCGACGAATCTGATCGGATCATCGCAACGGTAAGCCAGCCACGGATCCAACTCGAATTGGAGGCTGAAGAAGCCGCAGCCGCAGCTGAAGGTGAAGGTGAAGGTGAAGAAGATGCTGAAGAACAGCCTTCGGAACCAGAGATCATCTCTCGTAGGCAAACCGATGACGAGGAAGAATAA
- a CDS encoding N-acetylmuramoyl-L-alanine amidase, producing the protein MTRKNNVGYIKNPQEMRVNRRLAPQLRIAMRISVYALFLLLLIWSITGNGIAQESNVRFIDADGKTIAEVPAQLRDETVYLSVDAVKRVFDPAMTHQYNHPRKRLTLSMKGKRIRLQMDKPTINIDPGGEIVTLSVPPIIIGQQPMVPIGFFTLLLPMFNDVEVIYNPSLRRVQMRPTGTWNPVEVTGSQNWAIIIDPGHGGVDDTGCEGSTGLLEKDVVLALAKQIQQLSEQREMQIYLTRQTDTKKTHFERIQVATRNQGRLFLSLHCNASFSPHEKGIKIYLNNPKGQLRFPSNVGQAPSGQRLKILAQANFLKQSRDFAADLQTELNFLTEIPVTITELPLIALSEIYMPGVVLELGYLSNAGDLEQLSNPEYITSVAQAVTRAIQRYVSAANQSVLPTVLEQ; encoded by the coding sequence ATGACGAGGAAGAATAACGTTGGCTACATAAAGAATCCACAAGAAATGCGCGTGAACAGACGCTTGGCACCTCAGCTGCGAATCGCTATGCGGATCTCTGTTTACGCGCTTTTTTTACTACTACTCATCTGGTCGATCACAGGCAACGGTATTGCCCAAGAATCGAATGTCCGCTTTATTGATGCCGATGGAAAGACGATTGCCGAGGTACCCGCGCAACTCAGAGACGAAACGGTTTACCTTTCTGTTGATGCCGTGAAACGGGTCTTTGACCCCGCAATGACACATCAGTATAACCACCCCCGAAAACGACTCACCCTCAGCATGAAAGGCAAGCGGATTCGCTTGCAAATGGACAAGCCGACGATTAACATTGATCCAGGTGGAGAGATAGTTACCCTCTCGGTACCACCAATAATTATCGGGCAACAACCGATGGTACCTATCGGTTTTTTCACACTACTCCTGCCAATGTTCAATGATGTTGAAGTCATATACAATCCGAGCCTCAGAAGGGTCCAAATGAGACCTACAGGGACTTGGAACCCTGTGGAGGTAACGGGTTCTCAGAATTGGGCAATCATCATCGACCCAGGGCATGGCGGTGTTGATGACACGGGATGCGAAGGCAGCACCGGACTCCTTGAAAAAGATGTCGTCCTCGCACTCGCAAAACAGATCCAGCAGCTTAGCGAACAGCGGGAGATGCAGATTTACCTCACTCGTCAGACAGATACGAAAAAAACACACTTTGAACGGATTCAAGTTGCGACTCGGAACCAAGGAAGACTCTTTCTCAGCCTACACTGCAACGCATCTTTTTCACCCCACGAAAAAGGTATCAAAATTTATCTCAACAACCCTAAAGGACAACTCCGATTCCCAAGTAACGTCGGGCAAGCACCTTCGGGACAGAGACTAAAAATCCTCGCACAAGCCAATTTTTTGAAGCAAAGCCGAGATTTCGCAGCTGACCTGCAAACAGAACTCAATTTCCTCACGGAGATACCCGTCACGATTACCGAACTACCGCTTATTGCGTTATCCGAAATCTATATGCCGGGTGTTGTTTTGGAACTCGGTTACCTCTCTAATGCTGGGGATTTAGAGCAACTTTCCAATCCCGAGTATATCACAAGCGTTGCACAAGCCGTCACCCGTGCTATCCAACGCTATGTTTCTGCTGCTAATCAATCTGTTCTACCGACGGTATTAGAGCAATAA
- a CDS encoding GerMN domain-containing protein, protein MKYNSSAGFSRLLIIWVITLIVVAVSLGLTLFLINQSRQTVIPIAPPPLPVAANPSDTPPPPQPLNLFLLDPTTLTLVPVKIERRLHAEFTQRLGQVVKALIQETPPNFRNPVPRGTLLNEVYIDSHQTAYLDFSRHLTDDHIGGTTAERLTVMAILKTVFDAFPNDIKQVQILIDGNEVKTLAGHLNLSQPLHFLD, encoded by the coding sequence GTGAAATATAACAGCAGTGCTGGCTTTTCGAGGCTCTTGATCATCTGGGTGATAACGCTTATTGTTGTCGCCGTCTCTCTCGGTTTGACCCTGTTTCTGATTAATCAGTCGAGGCAGACGGTCATTCCGATTGCCCCACCGCCGTTGCCAGTTGCTGCGAATCCTTCAGATACACCGCCGCCGCCGCAACCACTCAATCTATTTCTTCTTGACCCAACGACTCTCACGCTTGTTCCAGTTAAAATTGAACGGCGGCTTCATGCCGAGTTTACGCAACGTTTAGGGCAAGTCGTCAAGGCACTTATTCAAGAAACACCGCCTAACTTTAGAAATCCTGTTCCACGCGGCACACTCCTCAATGAAGTCTACATTGACAGCCATCAGACCGCCTACTTAGATTTTTCAAGACACCTCACTGACGATCATATCGGTGGGACCACCGCTGAGCGTTTAACCGTTATGGCGATTCTTAAAACCGTTTTTGACGCATTCCCGAATGATATTAAACAGGTTCAGATTCTAATTGATGGAAACGAAGTAAAAACGCTTGCAGGACATCTTAACCTCTCACAGCCACTACATTTTTTGGATTGA
- the pth gene encoding aminoacyl-tRNA hydrolase, producing MKLIIGLGNPGLRYQNTKHNVGFRVIDALHEKTQDRQQNSRRTQTSICKSLVMQTTWHDTSVILAKPMTYMNNSGVAVAALVDRFEVPLSQLCVVYDDVHLDIGILRMRQKGSDGGQKGMKSIIHHLGTNEFPRLRIGIGEPIGDLVDYVLTEFSQTEEIEIESTIHRAVDAIETFVKDDILTVMNQFNRPQQ from the coding sequence ATGAAGCTTATTATTGGACTCGGTAACCCCGGGCTCCGCTACCAAAACACCAAACACAACGTCGGTTTTCGCGTGATTGATGCCCTCCACGAAAAAACGCAAGATAGGCAACAGAACTCACGCCGCACACAAACATCAATCTGCAAATCGCTTGTTATGCAGACAACGTGGCACGACACATCCGTTATCCTCGCAAAACCGATGACGTATATGAATAACAGTGGTGTAGCCGTTGCTGCACTCGTTGATCGGTTTGAGGTGCCCCTCTCGCAGCTCTGTGTTGTCTACGATGACGTTCATTTGGACATCGGTATATTGCGGATGCGTCAGAAAGGGAGTGACGGCGGACAGAAAGGGATGAAATCTATTATTCATCACTTGGGGACGAACGAGTTTCCGCGTCTCCGTATCGGCATTGGTGAACCAATTGGTGATTTGGTCGATTATGTTCTCACGGAATTTTCGCAAACCGAAGAGATAGAAATCGAATCTACTATCCATCGAGCAGTTGATGCTATCGAAACCTTCGTCAAGGATGATATCCTAACAGTCATGAATCAATTTAACCGACCCCAACAGTGA